One Rhodothermus bifroesti DNA window includes the following coding sequences:
- a CDS encoding OmpH family outer membrane protein, translated as MRRHVGLLTLLGMLCWSSALQAQHRIGYVDTEYILSRLPEYQSVQQQLDQMVRDWQNELDRRRQNIDQMFEEYQARELLYTQEERQRRREEIVRAEEELERLRQQYFGPEGELFRQQEALLRPIQERVLEAIEAVARDRGYDYVLDKAAAPMLLYAPPEHDLSDRVLAQLNVNVESRN; from the coding sequence ATGAGGAGGCATGTAGGCCTGCTTACACTGCTGGGCATGCTCTGCTGGTCGAGCGCGCTTCAGGCGCAGCACCGCATCGGCTATGTCGATACCGAGTACATCTTAAGCCGGCTACCGGAGTATCAGTCTGTGCAACAGCAACTAGACCAAATGGTGCGGGATTGGCAAAACGAGCTCGACCGACGCCGCCAGAACATCGATCAAATGTTCGAAGAATATCAGGCTCGGGAGCTACTCTACACGCAAGAAGAACGGCAGCGACGGCGTGAGGAGATCGTGCGGGCGGAAGAAGAGCTCGAGCGTTTGCGCCAGCAGTACTTTGGTCCAGAGGGCGAGCTGTTTCGCCAGCAAGAAGCCCTCTTGCGCCCTATTCAAGAGCGCGTACTTGAAGCTATCGAAGCGGTAGCGCGCGATCGTGGATATGACTACGTGCTGGACAAAGCTGCGGCGCCAATGCTGCTGTATGCCCCACCGGAACATGACTTAAGCGATCGGGTTCTTGCCCAACTTAACGTCAATGTAGAATCTCGCAACTGA
- a CDS encoding isoprenyl transferase has translation MNNGHSSVPSLTLTGTVQTEEDRALQEALRQRGPLPVHIAIIMDGNGRWAQQQGKHRVVGHYEGIESVRDITEACAQLGIPYLTLYTFSTENWQRPASEVNALMQLLVHTIRREKQRLLENGVRLQVVGDLDQLPAECRHELEQAIQETAQNQRLVLTLALSYSGRWEILQAVRALARRVQAGTLRPEDIDEAVFAAALPSASLPDPDLLIRTGGEFRVSNFLLWQIAYTELYITDTFWPAFRRRQLYEAIYSYQNRERRFGRIRPTDTNPPR, from the coding sequence ATGAACAACGGCCATTCTTCTGTGCCATCCCTGACGCTCACCGGTACGGTGCAAACCGAAGAAGACCGAGCGTTGCAAGAAGCGCTACGGCAGCGGGGTCCGCTGCCTGTGCACATTGCCATCATTATGGACGGCAACGGCCGTTGGGCACAGCAGCAAGGTAAGCACCGCGTTGTTGGACACTATGAAGGCATCGAGTCGGTGCGAGATATTACCGAGGCTTGTGCGCAACTGGGCATCCCCTACCTGACGCTCTACACGTTCAGCACGGAAAACTGGCAGCGGCCTGCTTCGGAAGTCAATGCCCTTATGCAACTGCTTGTGCACACCATTCGCCGAGAAAAGCAACGGCTGCTGGAAAACGGCGTTCGGCTGCAGGTAGTAGGCGACTTGGACCAACTTCCGGCAGAATGTCGCCACGAGCTAGAGCAGGCCATCCAGGAAACGGCTCAGAACCAGCGACTGGTCCTCACACTGGCGCTGTCCTATAGCGGCCGCTGGGAAATTTTGCAGGCAGTACGTGCTTTGGCACGTCGCGTCCAAGCGGGAACGTTGCGTCCAGAGGACATCGATGAAGCGGTGTTTGCGGCAGCCCTGCCTAGTGCTTCTTTGCCGGATCCAGATTTGCTGATTCGCACCGGGGGAGAGTTTCGGGTGTCTAACTTTCTCCTCTGGCAAATTGCCTACACCGAGCTGTACATCACCGACACGTTTTGGCCGGCATTTCGCCGTCGTCAACTTTACGAGGCCATTTACAGCTATCAAAATCGAGAGCGACGCTTTGGGCGGATTCGGCCTACCGATACGAATCCACCCCGGTGA
- a CDS encoding OmpH family outer membrane protein, translated as MKVRTLLLLGLLLGWGGLSQAAAQTLRIGYTDPDVIIFNMREYQQIQQQLQQEAQRSQQALQEMFKEYQEKLERYQRQQALLSEQRRQEREQELLQLQNEIEQASARSQQQLAQREQELLRPLLERVQQVIDQVAQEQRLDVVLRAQALLYVNESRVVDITREVARRLGIQVPEEGATAGQPRNN; from the coding sequence ATGAAGGTTCGCACTCTACTCCTGCTCGGCTTGTTGTTGGGTTGGGGAGGGCTTAGTCAAGCTGCTGCGCAAACGCTGCGCATTGGCTATACCGACCCAGACGTCATCATCTTCAACATGCGTGAATACCAGCAGATTCAGCAGCAACTCCAGCAAGAAGCGCAACGGAGCCAGCAAGCGCTGCAAGAGATGTTTAAGGAATACCAAGAGAAGTTGGAGCGCTACCAGCGGCAGCAGGCCTTGCTTTCGGAGCAGCGCCGCCAAGAACGGGAGCAAGAGCTGCTCCAGCTGCAAAACGAAATTGAGCAAGCCTCTGCTCGAAGCCAGCAGCAGCTAGCGCAACGGGAGCAGGAACTGCTGCGGCCATTGCTGGAGCGGGTGCAGCAGGTGATCGACCAGGTGGCCCAAGAGCAGCGCCTGGACGTGGTGCTACGGGCACAGGCCTTGCTTTATGTCAACGAAAGCCGGGTAGTCGATATTACGCGCGAAGTGGCTCGCCGTTTGGGCATACAGGTACCAGAGGAAGGAGCTACGGCCGGTCAGCCTCGAAATAACTAA
- the panB gene encoding 3-methyl-2-oxobutanoate hydroxymethyltransferase codes for MSTPASPSLTVNARRVTTQTLQEMKAARIPIAALTAYDYTLARILDAAGIDVILVGDSASNVMAGHETTLPITLDQMIYHAQCVVRAVRRALVVVDLPFGSYQGNPNEALASAIRVMKEAGAHAVKLEGGKPVVEAVERIVTAGIPVMGHLGLTPQSIYRFGTYKVRAQEPEEAEQLRRDARLLEEAGCFALVLEKIPSGLAREVTQALRIPTIGIGAGVDCDGQVLVLHDMLGLTVDFHPRFVRRYARLAEVITEAVQHYVLDVRQRTFPSPEESY; via the coding sequence ATGTCGACCCCTGCTTCACCTTCGCTCACGGTCAATGCCCGGCGTGTGACCACGCAAACGTTGCAAGAAATGAAGGCCGCCCGCATTCCCATCGCGGCGCTAACAGCCTACGACTACACCCTGGCGCGCATCCTGGATGCTGCAGGCATCGACGTAATCCTGGTTGGCGATTCGGCTTCGAACGTCATGGCCGGCCATGAAACGACGTTGCCCATTACGCTAGACCAGATGATCTACCACGCCCAGTGTGTCGTGCGGGCTGTGCGCCGGGCTTTGGTGGTGGTCGATCTGCCTTTTGGCTCTTATCAAGGCAACCCTAATGAAGCGCTGGCCTCGGCCATCCGGGTGATGAAAGAAGCCGGAGCGCACGCGGTCAAGCTTGAAGGCGGCAAGCCGGTAGTCGAAGCAGTCGAGCGTATCGTTACTGCCGGCATCCCAGTTATGGGCCACCTGGGTCTAACACCTCAGAGTATCTATCGCTTTGGCACCTACAAGGTGCGGGCTCAGGAGCCGGAAGAAGCTGAGCAGCTGCGGCGTGACGCTCGCCTTTTGGAAGAGGCTGGGTGTTTTGCCCTGGTGCTGGAAAAGATTCCTTCTGGGCTGGCACGTGAGGTGACCCAGGCATTGCGCATTCCTACCATCGGCATCGGTGCAGGTGTAGATTGCGATGGGCAAGTGCTGGTGCTGCACGACATGCTGGGCCTAACCGTTGATTTTCATCCCCGATTTGTACGCCGCTATGCCCGTTTAGCTGAGGTGATTACTGAAGCCGTGCAGCATTACGTGCTCGACGTACGCCAGCGCACGTTCCCTTCCCCAGAAGAAAGCTATTAG
- the bamA gene encoding outer membrane protein assembly factor BamA produces MNLPGSMQPQRMWPYGLSMLLWLLAAAAHAQTWSAAPRQLTLQGIRVEGLSRETTKDLVLQASGLRIGQELTLPGDPALASAIRGIYQLGLFSQVQIVEDRREGQSVYLTIRVQEEPRLADYTFSGLKKGDQKELRKKLPLFRGARVRPADVERSEQIIRDYLKEKGYLLASVATRREVNQEGEVVLHFDVDRGEKVKIGKILFEGNQEVSDGKLRGRMKHTKQKSWWRFWRKARFDAQKFEEDLQRIIDYYNEKGFYDARIVRDTVYLAENTEDPELVVQVTVHEGPRYYIRRIEWEGNTVYPDHVLTEALGLRPGDPFNRKKLEENLYGNKRSSDVTSLHMNRGYMLFRVEPRFQVVGDDSLDLYFDIYEGDIFEFGTISIAGNTKTKEHVIRRELYTIPGETFSRDAIQESIRRLAQLNYFNQEALAAGPEVQINPEKKTVDLTYKVEEVGSDQLELSGTWGQLGLILMLRFTMNNFSAQNIFNGKAWRPLPSGDGQQLSLSIQTNGTYYQSYGISFTEPWFRGRPTPVGFAVDYTRFSDYPYYSNIGDLTTFTSRVFYERRLKWPDDYFSGSLGLGFQYFKNDNFTFTLPLGVSREVTLRAGLTRNALDNPLFPTSGSLVRLSLDVALPIANYVQYHKWGLKTSWNIPLARKVSLAFGTDFGYIGSITGAPVAFQRFIVGGSPFDTQGAFGYYGKDIVYMRGYPLGVLGPRLNDEPVGGRILNKYTSELRWLAVQTPQLQAAPYLFMDAANTWDRWATYNPAQLFRSAGFGVRLFLPILGMIELTYGYNFDEFQPISSQNHDGSRRWYFQFSLGQGFNQ; encoded by the coding sequence ATGAACCTACCAGGGAGCATGCAACCCCAACGCATGTGGCCATATGGACTCAGTATGTTGCTGTGGTTGCTAGCTGCGGCCGCGCACGCCCAGACGTGGTCTGCGGCGCCGCGCCAGCTCACGCTACAAGGAATCCGCGTTGAGGGCCTAAGCAGAGAAACCACCAAAGACTTGGTGCTCCAGGCCAGCGGCCTGCGCATTGGTCAGGAGCTCACGCTTCCTGGAGATCCCGCGTTGGCTAGCGCCATCCGCGGCATTTACCAGCTTGGCCTGTTTTCACAAGTACAAATTGTCGAAGATCGCCGCGAGGGACAATCCGTCTACTTGACCATTCGCGTACAAGAAGAGCCGCGTCTGGCCGATTACACCTTTTCAGGCCTGAAAAAAGGAGATCAAAAAGAGCTCCGCAAAAAATTGCCCTTGTTTCGTGGCGCGCGCGTGCGCCCAGCCGACGTGGAACGCTCCGAGCAGATCATCCGAGATTACCTCAAGGAAAAAGGATACTTGTTGGCCAGCGTAGCGACACGTCGCGAAGTGAATCAGGAGGGAGAAGTAGTGCTGCACTTCGACGTCGACCGGGGCGAAAAAGTTAAGATCGGCAAGATCCTTTTTGAGGGTAACCAAGAGGTCTCCGATGGTAAACTGCGGGGTAGGATGAAGCATACCAAGCAAAAAAGCTGGTGGCGCTTCTGGCGCAAAGCGCGTTTTGATGCACAAAAGTTTGAGGAAGACCTGCAGCGCATCATTGATTACTACAACGAAAAAGGCTTTTACGATGCCCGTATTGTGCGCGATACGGTGTACCTGGCGGAAAATACTGAGGACCCGGAGCTGGTTGTCCAAGTGACTGTTCACGAAGGCCCGCGTTACTATATCCGCCGCATCGAATGGGAAGGCAATACAGTCTATCCGGACCACGTGCTCACAGAGGCCTTAGGGCTCAGGCCTGGCGACCCCTTCAACCGGAAAAAACTGGAAGAAAATCTCTATGGGAATAAGCGCAGCTCCGATGTCACCAGCTTGCATATGAACCGGGGGTACATGCTCTTTCGGGTTGAGCCGCGCTTTCAAGTTGTGGGCGACGATTCACTCGACTTGTACTTCGACATCTACGAAGGAGACATTTTTGAGTTTGGAACGATCTCGATTGCCGGAAATACCAAAACCAAAGAGCACGTCATTCGTCGAGAGCTTTACACCATCCCTGGAGAAACCTTCAGCCGTGACGCGATCCAGGAGTCTATTCGGCGCCTAGCCCAGCTCAACTACTTTAATCAGGAAGCCTTAGCCGCAGGGCCTGAAGTGCAAATCAATCCAGAAAAGAAAACTGTCGACTTGACCTACAAGGTCGAAGAAGTGGGTAGCGATCAGCTTGAGCTTTCGGGCACGTGGGGGCAGCTTGGATTGATCCTGATGCTGCGCTTTACAATGAACAATTTCTCAGCACAGAACATCTTCAATGGCAAAGCTTGGCGGCCGCTACCCTCAGGCGACGGCCAGCAGCTTTCGCTGAGCATTCAAACCAACGGCACTTATTATCAAAGCTACGGGATTTCGTTTACGGAGCCTTGGTTTCGGGGGCGGCCTACGCCGGTAGGTTTTGCTGTAGACTACACCCGGTTTAGTGACTATCCTTACTACAGCAATATTGGTGACCTGACTACGTTTACTAGCCGCGTCTTTTATGAGCGGCGTCTTAAGTGGCCTGACGACTACTTTAGCGGTTCGCTGGGGTTAGGCTTTCAGTATTTCAAAAACGACAACTTCACCTTTACGCTGCCACTGGGTGTAAGCCGAGAGGTCACGCTGCGAGCGGGCTTAACCCGCAACGCGCTCGACAACCCACTTTTCCCAACCTCAGGCTCGCTTGTTCGCCTGTCGCTTGACGTGGCGCTGCCGATTGCCAACTACGTGCAATACCACAAGTGGGGGCTGAAAACAAGCTGGAATATTCCCCTGGCAAGAAAGGTGTCTCTAGCCTTCGGTACAGACTTTGGCTACATTGGCTCTATCACTGGAGCGCCGGTGGCCTTCCAGCGCTTTATCGTTGGCGGATCACCCTTTGACACCCAGGGCGCCTTTGGTTACTACGGCAAAGACATCGTCTACATGCGCGGCTATCCGCTGGGCGTACTTGGGCCGCGCCTGAACGACGAACCGGTGGGTGGACGCATCCTGAACAAGTACACTTCAGAGTTGCGTTGGCTAGCGGTGCAAACGCCGCAACTTCAGGCAGCACCTTATCTGTTTATGGATGCAGCCAACACGTGGGACCGATGGGCTACGTATAATCCGGCCCAGCTTTTCCGATCTGCCGGCTTTGGCGTGCGGCTGTTTCTGCCTATTTTGGGGATGATTGAGCTGACCTATGGTTACAACTTTGACGAATTCCAGCCCATCTCCTCACAAAATCATGATGGCTCTCGGCGCTGGTACTTCCAATTTTCGCTGGGCCAAGGCTTTAACCAGTAA